Proteins from a genomic interval of Lolium perenne isolate Kyuss_39 chromosome 1, Kyuss_2.0, whole genome shotgun sequence:
- the LOC127305994 gene encoding uncharacterized protein: MATAFLHFVLVVAAAFLHSVLQVEEHCRSFSIGTAASTPVSSPSVGGRRRVGLSRLPRPPSPNQAGSSNWATSPGGSGSASAAGRTSSYVGLNFMNGSICVGPNSSAFCTRDRSSEYAASTNGREGGWRGTGYNPNFENADEYPPRSEHVQAPSAKEIDLNALANKSKSEQYTVEDKRNIYAMLLARNGEHGRLKKGVLDSVARDGNCSRRCVSRIWKESKLGGGVNSIKNNLKLKTGRKKPSLDIEALEAIPPCKRTTIRQVAAGLHMSKSTVHRRLKEKVMRRVSNELKPSLTEANKKARVAYCLENLEPS, from the exons ATGGCGACGGCCTTCCTCCACTTCGTACTCGTCGTGGCGGCGGCCTTCCTCCACTCGGTCTTGCAGGTCGAGGAGCACTGCCGGTCGTTCTCCATTGGAACGGCTGCCTCTACACCGGTGTCGAGCCCCAGCGTCGGAGGGAGACGCCGCGTCGGGCTGTCGCGCCTACCTCGACCTCCTTCTCCAAATCAGGCAGGCTCGTCGAACTGGGCCACCTCGCCGGGCGGGAGCGGCAGTGCAAGCGCCGCCGGAAGGACGTCCTCCTACGTCGGCTTGAACTTCATGAACGGCTCCATCTGCGTCGGACCAAATTCGTCCGCATTCTGCACGAGAG ACCGTAGCAGTGAGTATGCTGCATCTACTAACGGCAGAGAAGGCGGCTGGCGTGGCACTGGATATAATCCAAATTTTGAGAACGCTGATGAGTATCCTCCACGCTCGGAACATGTGCAAGCACCTTCTGCAAAAGAGATTGATTTGA ATGCTTTGGCTAACAAGAGTAAAAGCGAACAGTACACTGTCGAAGACAAGCGTAATATTTACGCTATGCTGCTTGCTCGAAATGGAGAGCATGGGAGGTTAAAGAAGGGGGTTTTGGATTCTGTTGCACGTGATGGAAATTGTTCTCGGAGGTGCGTGAGTAGGATTTGGAAAGAATCGAAGTTGGGAGGTGGCGTTAACTCTATCAAGAACAATTTGAAGTTAAAAACGGGAAGGAAGAAACCGAGTTTGGATATTGAGGCATTAGAAGCCATTCCACCTTGTAAGAGGACCACAATTCGACAAGTTGCTGCTGGACTTCACATGTCCAAAAGCACAGTTCACCGTAG GTTGAAGGAGAAGGTAATGAGACGAGTTTCAAATGAACTGAAACCTTCATTAACTGAAGCCAACAAGAAGGCACGTGTGGCGTATTGCCTGGAGAATTTGGAGCCAAGTTAA